Proteins encoded together in one Microbacterium sp. ABRD28 window:
- a CDS encoding DUF2156 domain-containing protein produces MAGAGDDAGGITTKDAASASSHTPHPVIRVIGRIPATLTLVALILAAGVIWQGLWRAFEDADLYETVAYGLPALLEGRWWTPITGTFFVNQPWVYVFTIAGFWGMAYLEYHRGTRVALAYFWIGQLFAVCATALLLWFAALLPWEWAQTEAAALDVGASGGTMACIAAAVGLFPPPWRVRAWLVLLGFVFVALLFWGALPDLEHVVAVVLILFVDRSLRLQRITVREQRLLAFVSIVVLGVIQIALIIVPTNGPFGPTEPDSGGFFDVAVDTVIIAVIANGLRLGRRWAWVLAVILGVLNVLVGVLILVAITLSTEAQVEVVIDGETEIGLVSAALWLMLVVYLIWVRAAFRAKPRRGLGATPVPTVAEVKEMIRVDGGGTLSWMATWEGMAYARTTGGVVPYQRHLGTAIALGDPLGPEDSRPASVREFADAAERAGLIPCFFSAGEATRAAVPEGWRSLVVADDTIVDLPGLQFTGKAWGAVRSSLNRAEREGMTFRITRLGDEPWGVQAQLRAISEAWVGDKGLPEMRFTLGTLIEAADPEVRLALALSPAGDVDGFLSWLPVYGAGREVRGWTLDLMRRREGGFGPVMEFLIGSSARHFADEGAAVLSLSGAPLAHENPADTGVIADLTDRLAQMLEPVYGFRSLHRFKQKFNPRYETMYLLYRDEGDLSRIAAGLTRAFLPDATLRQFAGAGLELVRGKD; encoded by the coding sequence ATGGCGGGGGCGGGCGACGACGCGGGCGGGATCACGACGAAGGATGCCGCGAGTGCGTCGTCGCACACGCCGCATCCGGTCATCCGGGTCATCGGTCGGATCCCGGCGACGCTCACCCTGGTCGCCCTGATCCTCGCCGCCGGTGTGATCTGGCAGGGACTGTGGCGCGCGTTCGAGGACGCCGACCTCTACGAGACCGTTGCGTACGGCCTTCCCGCGCTTCTGGAGGGGCGGTGGTGGACACCGATCACCGGCACGTTCTTCGTCAACCAGCCGTGGGTGTACGTCTTCACCATCGCCGGCTTCTGGGGTATGGCCTATCTGGAATACCACCGCGGCACGCGCGTCGCCCTGGCGTACTTCTGGATCGGCCAGCTCTTCGCCGTGTGTGCCACGGCGCTGCTGCTGTGGTTCGCCGCGCTTCTGCCGTGGGAGTGGGCGCAGACCGAGGCGGCCGCGCTGGATGTGGGCGCCTCGGGCGGCACGATGGCGTGCATCGCGGCGGCGGTCGGTCTGTTCCCGCCGCCGTGGCGGGTGCGCGCGTGGCTCGTCCTGCTCGGCTTCGTCTTCGTCGCGCTGCTGTTCTGGGGCGCGCTCCCCGACCTCGAGCACGTCGTCGCCGTGGTGCTCATCCTCTTCGTCGATCGGTCGCTGCGCCTTCAGCGCATCACGGTGCGCGAGCAGCGGCTGCTGGCCTTCGTGTCGATCGTCGTGCTCGGCGTCATCCAGATCGCCCTCATCATCGTGCCGACCAACGGGCCGTTCGGCCCCACCGAGCCGGACTCGGGCGGCTTCTTCGACGTCGCCGTCGACACCGTCATCATCGCCGTCATCGCCAACGGCCTGCGTCTCGGGCGCCGGTGGGCATGGGTGCTCGCCGTCATCCTCGGCGTGCTCAATGTTCTCGTCGGCGTGCTGATCCTGGTGGCGATCACTCTGAGCACCGAGGCGCAGGTCGAGGTCGTGATCGATGGCGAAACCGAGATCGGCCTCGTCTCGGCGGCGCTGTGGCTGATGCTCGTGGTCTACCTCATCTGGGTGCGCGCCGCGTTCCGCGCGAAGCCGCGCCGCGGGCTCGGAGCGACGCCGGTGCCGACGGTCGCCGAGGTGAAGGAGATGATCCGCGTCGACGGTGGCGGCACCCTGTCGTGGATGGCGACGTGGGAGGGCATGGCCTACGCCCGGACGACCGGTGGCGTCGTGCCCTACCAGCGGCACCTCGGTACGGCCATCGCCCTCGGCGATCCGCTCGGGCCGGAGGATTCGCGGCCGGCCTCGGTGCGCGAGTTCGCCGACGCGGCCGAGCGCGCGGGCCTGATCCCCTGCTTCTTCAGCGCCGGCGAAGCCACTCGCGCGGCGGTTCCCGAGGGATGGCGGAGCCTCGTCGTCGCCGACGATACGATCGTCGATCTTCCCGGTCTGCAGTTCACGGGGAAGGCGTGGGGCGCGGTGCGCTCGTCGCTCAATCGCGCCGAGCGCGAGGGCATGACGTTCCGGATCACGCGTCTCGGCGACGAGCCGTGGGGCGTTCAGGCGCAGCTGCGCGCGATCTCGGAGGCGTGGGTGGGCGACAAGGGCCTCCCCGAGATGCGGTTCACCCTGGGCACGCTCATCGAGGCGGCCGACCCCGAGGTGCGCCTGGCGTTGGCGCTGTCGCCCGCCGGCGACGTCGACGGCTTTCTCTCGTGGCTCCCCGTCTACGGCGCGGGCCGCGAGGTCCGCGGGTGGACGCTCGACCTCATGCGCCGCCGCGAGGGCGGCTTCGGCCCGGTGATGGAGTTCCTGATCGGATCATCGGCGCGGCACTTCGCCGACGAGGGCGCGGCCGTGCTCTCGCTCTCGGGCGCGCCGCTCGCCCACGAGAACCCGGCCGACACCGGGGTCATCGCCGACCTCACCGACCGCCTCGCGCAGATGCTCGAGCCGGTCTACGGGTTCCGGTCGCTCCACCGGTTCAAGCAGAAGTTCAACCCGCGCTACGAGACGATGTACCTGCTGTACCGCGACGAGGGCGACCTCTCGCGGATCGCGGCCGGCCTCACCCGCGCGTTCCTCCCCGATGCCACCCTGCGACAGTTCGCCGGCGCGGGCCTGGAGCTGGTGCGCGGAAAGGACTGA
- a CDS encoding HAD hydrolase-like protein gives MSTRSPWTCILWDVDGTIIDASVGILRRLTVTLEHFGKPAPTRDELAHWIGPPMYESFQVNVAMTPAESTEAVAFYRALGKQEGYTTDARLFPGIAEIIQDAHAAGIPQATASSKPEVQVVALMDHFDLSPLFTAIAGATPDEKTLSAKSDIVAEALRRLEAAGVDTDRPVLIGDRHHDIEGGAEHEVPVIFVTWGFSWPHEAEGAQAVVSDAAQLRRLLLVSDDSSDGDG, from the coding sequence ATGTCGACGCGCTCACCCTGGACCTGCATCCTTTGGGACGTCGACGGCACGATCATCGACGCCTCGGTCGGCATCCTCCGCCGTCTCACCGTCACCCTCGAGCACTTCGGCAAGCCCGCGCCCACGCGGGACGAGCTCGCCCACTGGATCGGGCCGCCGATGTACGAGTCGTTCCAGGTGAATGTCGCCATGACGCCCGCCGAGTCGACCGAGGCCGTGGCGTTCTACCGCGCCCTCGGCAAGCAGGAGGGCTACACCACCGACGCGCGGCTCTTCCCCGGCATCGCCGAGATCATCCAGGACGCTCATGCCGCCGGCATCCCGCAGGCGACCGCCAGCTCGAAGCCGGAAGTGCAGGTGGTCGCCCTCATGGACCACTTCGACCTCTCGCCCCTCTTCACCGCGATCGCCGGGGCGACCCCCGACGAGAAGACGCTGAGCGCGAAGTCCGACATCGTCGCCGAGGCCCTCCGCCGCCTCGAGGCCGCCGGCGTCGACACCGACCGACCCGTGCTGATCGGTGACCGCCACCACGACATCGAGGGCGGCGCCGAGCACGAGGTGCCCGTGATCTTCGTCACGTGGGGATTCAGCTGGCCCCATGAAGCCGAGGGGGCGCAGGCCGTCGTCTCGGATGCGGCGCAGCTGCGGAGGCTCCTCCTCGTTTCCGACGACTCCTCCGACGGCGACGGCTGA
- the nucS gene encoding endonuclease NucS — protein sequence MRLVIARCSVDYTGRLTAHLPLATRLLVHKGDGSLLVHSDGGSYKPLNWMSPPCTLTVQTPDEDAAAAGVVEQWRVTHAKTGDALLVHLYEVLHDSSHDLGIDPGLQKDGVEADLQRLLAEQVTIVGEGVSLVRREFPTAIGPVDLLLRDPEGGTIAIEVKRRGDIDGVEQLTRYLELLNRDPHLAPVSGVFAAQEIKPQARVLAADRGIRCLTLDYEEMKGVDSGHLRLF from the coding sequence GTGCGCCTGGTCATCGCTCGCTGCTCCGTCGACTACACGGGCCGCCTCACCGCTCATCTCCCGCTCGCGACGCGTCTGCTCGTCCACAAGGGCGACGGGAGTCTGCTCGTGCACTCCGACGGCGGCTCCTACAAGCCGCTGAACTGGATGAGTCCGCCGTGCACCCTGACGGTGCAGACGCCGGATGAGGATGCCGCGGCGGCCGGCGTCGTCGAGCAGTGGCGCGTCACGCACGCCAAGACCGGCGACGCCCTGCTGGTGCACCTGTACGAGGTGCTGCACGATTCGTCGCACGACCTCGGGATCGACCCGGGCCTGCAGAAGGACGGCGTCGAAGCCGACCTGCAGCGGCTGCTCGCGGAACAGGTCACGATCGTGGGGGAGGGGGTCTCGCTCGTACGGCGGGAGTTCCCCACCGCCATCGGACCCGTGGACCTGCTGCTGCGCGACCCCGAGGGCGGCACCATCGCCATCGAGGTCAAGCGCCGCGGCGACATCGACGGCGTCGAGCAGCTCACCCGCTACCTCGAGCTGCTCAACCGCGATCCGCACCTCGCGCCGGTGAGCGGCGTCTTCGCCGCCCAGGAGATCAAGCCGCAGGCGCGGGTCCTGGCCGCCGACCGCGGCATCCGGTGCCTCACCCTCGACTACGAGGAGATGAAGGGCGTCGACTCGGGGCACCTGCGGCTCTTCTGA
- a CDS encoding MFS transporter codes for MELVLTRPQLVRWRTAVFAIFMASGLSIATWASRVPAIKSALGVDNVEIGFLLLGAGIASILGLSLASAVLARFGAKRGMLGAMITFAAGVAIVGVGTDAVPSYAIVLLGLCLFGFGNGAVDVMMNVDGAAIEKQSNKTILPLFHAFFSFGTVIGAGVGALAAAAGINVLAHTVTMAVVVLAIALATYPAVPARELAEDPTPGEKVDWRTRLHTNLSAWREPRTYALGVIMLGMAFAEGGANDWLALGVVEGHGATEAVGAAGLTVFSVSMTVVRVLGGPLVDRFGRVNTLRILAVTAAIGLLLFILAPNLPLVFVGAALWGAGASLGFPLGMSAAADDPARAAARVSAAATIGYVAFLCGPPILGFISEQIGLLNTLFILVALIVASGIASPAARPIAGSTVGAGHPHH; via the coding sequence GTGGAACTCGTCCTGACCCGCCCTCAGCTGGTGCGCTGGCGCACCGCCGTCTTCGCGATCTTCATGGCCAGTGGCCTCAGCATCGCGACGTGGGCGTCACGGGTGCCGGCCATCAAGAGCGCGCTCGGGGTGGACAACGTCGAGATCGGGTTCCTCCTCCTCGGCGCGGGCATCGCGTCCATCCTCGGACTCTCCCTCGCGTCGGCTGTGCTCGCCCGGTTCGGTGCCAAGCGCGGCATGCTCGGCGCGATGATCACCTTCGCCGCCGGTGTCGCGATCGTCGGCGTGGGCACCGACGCCGTCCCCTCGTACGCGATCGTGCTGCTCGGCCTGTGCCTCTTCGGCTTCGGCAACGGCGCGGTCGACGTGATGATGAACGTCGACGGCGCGGCGATCGAGAAGCAGTCGAACAAGACGATCCTCCCCCTCTTCCACGCCTTCTTCAGCTTCGGCACCGTCATCGGTGCGGGCGTCGGCGCCCTGGCCGCCGCGGCCGGCATCAACGTGCTCGCCCACACCGTGACGATGGCGGTCGTCGTGCTCGCCATCGCCCTGGCCACCTACCCGGCCGTTCCGGCCCGCGAGCTCGCCGAAGACCCGACACCGGGCGAGAAAGTCGACTGGCGCACGCGCCTGCACACCAACCTGTCGGCCTGGCGCGAACCCCGCACCTACGCGCTCGGCGTGATCATGCTCGGCATGGCCTTCGCCGAGGGCGGCGCCAACGACTGGCTGGCCCTGGGCGTCGTGGAGGGCCACGGTGCGACCGAGGCCGTGGGCGCCGCAGGGCTCACCGTCTTCTCGGTCAGCATGACCGTCGTGCGCGTGCTGGGCGGACCGCTCGTCGACCGTTTCGGTCGTGTCAACACCCTCAGGATCCTGGCGGTCACCGCCGCGATCGGCCTTCTGCTGTTCATCCTCGCCCCCAACCTGCCGCTCGTCTTCGTCGGCGCGGCGCTCTGGGGTGCGGGCGCATCGCTCGGGTTCCCCCTCGGCATGTCCGCGGCCGCCGACGACCCGGCCCGGGCGGCCGCCCGGGTGAGCGCGGCGGCCACCATCGGCTACGTGGCGTTCCTCTGCGGGCCGCCGATCCTCGGGTTCATCAGCGAGCAGATCGGGCTGCTGAACACGCTGTTCATCCTGGTCGCGCTCATCGTGGCATCCGGCATCGCCTCTCCTGCCGCGCGCCCGATCGCCGGGTCGACCGTCGGCGCCGGGCACCCGCACCACTGA
- a CDS encoding LacI family DNA-binding transcriptional regulator: protein MRRTDERRRATIADVARAAGVSASTASVVFSGKTPVSDATRTRVLDAAASLGYTGPDPRAASLRRGRSGIVGVVFEEHLGTAFLDPVKTLMMDGLTEGVAELGAGLLLLRDDETAETAPSLTTAPIDAAVLIGCSPLMRRSLDTVRARGIPVVVIEGDAGGDIPRIGLDNREAQRHAARHLRALGHEDVVVLTLPVNADRPRGFFGPEVEVTVDVTRDRLAGARDVYPDAPAYAAAGSFIDEGLAAGRDLLAGPDRPTAVIAQSDLLAAGVIRAAEEAGLRVPDDLSVTGFDGIVVDGLAPYSLTTLVQPAADKGRAAGLAVASMLEGGSAVSMHFTCAFREGNTSGPAPVAQ from the coding sequence ATGAGACGCACCGACGAACGGCGCCGTGCCACGATCGCCGATGTCGCCCGGGCAGCGGGGGTGTCGGCGTCGACGGCGTCGGTCGTCTTCAGCGGCAAGACGCCGGTGTCGGATGCCACGCGGACGCGGGTGCTCGACGCGGCGGCGTCTCTCGGCTACACCGGACCCGATCCGCGGGCGGCTTCGCTGCGGCGCGGGCGGTCGGGCATCGTCGGTGTCGTCTTCGAGGAGCACCTCGGCACGGCCTTCCTCGACCCGGTGAAGACCCTGATGATGGACGGCCTCACCGAGGGCGTCGCCGAGCTCGGTGCGGGGCTCCTCCTCCTCCGCGACGACGAGACGGCCGAGACGGCACCGTCGCTCACCACCGCTCCGATCGACGCCGCCGTGCTGATCGGATGCAGCCCGCTGATGCGTCGATCGCTCGACACGGTCCGGGCCCGCGGCATCCCGGTGGTGGTCATCGAGGGGGATGCCGGAGGGGACATCCCCCGCATCGGTCTGGACAACAGGGAGGCCCAGCGCCACGCAGCGCGGCACCTGCGGGCGCTCGGCCACGAGGACGTAGTGGTCCTGACGCTTCCGGTGAACGCCGACCGCCCGCGCGGATTCTTCGGCCCTGAGGTCGAGGTCACCGTCGACGTCACCCGCGATCGTCTCGCCGGCGCGCGCGACGTGTATCCCGATGCGCCCGCCTACGCCGCGGCAGGCAGCTTCATCGACGAGGGGTTGGCGGCGGGCCGCGATCTGCTGGCGGGTCCCGACCGACCCACTGCGGTGATCGCGCAGAGCGATCTGCTCGCGGCGGGGGTGATCCGGGCCGCCGAAGAGGCGGGACTGCGCGTGCCCGACGACCTCAGCGTGACCGGGTTCGACGGCATCGTCGTCGATGGGCTCGCGCCCTACTCGTTGACCACTCTCGTCCAGCCGGCAGCCGACAAAGGACGCGCCGCCGGACTGGCCGTGGCGAGCATGCTGGAGGGTGGGAGCGCTGTCTCGATGCACTTCACCTGCGCGTTCCGCGAGGGGAACACGTCGGGTCCGGCGCCGGTCGCCCAATAG